From the Oryza glaberrima chromosome 5, OglaRS2, whole genome shotgun sequence genome, one window contains:
- the LOC127772647 gene encoding disease resistance protein RGA5-like, translating into MEGAMVNLPGRLDELLRRHGNILPKGADKEIPLIRQDIEEITSILHGHHSDATELEDYHDMVVRCWTKEVRELSYDIEDCIDQYEDAVEHYEHAATVGRYPSVSTIRRRKFSRRPVGSKTPLVPEKLKQRLWMANKIREFSLRVQEALQRHAILHSSDLGGIANTSAGHPTLCRKRADGVRHVGLDAAINKVQEWLADGEKKLKVVSIVGVGGVGKTTLANELYRKLGRQFECQAFVRSSQKVDMRRLLISMLSQVRLQQPPDNWKLHSLISSIRTHLQDKRYLIIIDDLWHICTWDIIKCTLPDGNSCSRILITTEIEDLALQSCGYESNYIFKMKPLSEDDSRNLFFSTVFGSHSNCPPELCQVSYDIVRKCGGLPLAVVTIASLLATQLEKHEQWDYINETLGYSLMANPNLEGMKQLLNLCYNSLPQHLKACMLYLRMYQENSIIWKDDLVNQWIAEGFICPSERHEKEEISRAYFSELVDRKFIQPVHINDNGEVLSCVVHHMVLNLITYMSTEENFAIAIDHTQATTRLADKVRRLSIHFGNVEDATPPTNMRLSQVRTLAFCGVLNCMPSITGFQLLKVLILHFCGDEDSISFDLTEISELVRLRYLKVTSNVTLKMPTHMKGLQYLEALKIDGKIDAVPSDIIHLPGLLHLSLPARANLPNGIAHMSSLRTLGYFDLSCNTSENLWSLGELTNLEDLQLTYSAIHSVNLMNNMQYLGSILGKLRNLKSITLSPVGSSFANTLHIHSATSTRVSVYGWSSVSSPPALLQRLELLPCVCIFSSLPNWIGQLGNLCILMIGIREVTSYDVDVLGGLPALTVLSLYVHTKPAESIVFDNARFSVLKYLKFRCSLAWMKFEAGAMPNLRKLKLGFDVHRADQHDAIPVGIENLSGLEEITAKIKVDCTAGDLCRRFAESALTDAIRMHPGRPIVNIRCVDWTFDDKDNNNVRTRDEEHRTTEKQHLIVKEGLNEKSVVLQKDHGEGACKSVEGERRRVLSARSWWRSRPPFEPHPPLDDKDNNNVKIRDEEHKTIEKQHLIVKERLNEKSVVLQKDHGEGACKSVEGERRGVLSAGSWWRRQPQFERFYKSAESRADDGGGGRSIISGAQTVPIKNFTGGWPALPWQEGYGTTMPPVYINAGEVAVAGAAPPPQPEYTNVIYCSPPRSSTTSQDESTEAGERERSGGKVSGSGTGSSKGGLFGPTFQAVGGYMDRRFGLDREDSDVGRRPH; encoded by the exons ATGGAAGGCGCCATGGTCAACCTCCCAGGGAGGCTTGATGAACTCCTGCGTCGTCACGGCAACATCCTGCCCAAGGGAGCAGACAAGGAGATACCGCTCATCAGGCAAGATATCGAGGAAATAACCTCCATCCTCCATGGTCACCACAGCGATGCCACGGAACTGGAGGACTACCATGACATGGTGGTCAGGTGCTGGACGAAGGAGGTGCGTGAGCTGTCCTACGACATCGAGGACTGCATCGACCAGTACGAGGATGCAGTCGAGCACTACGAGCACGCTGCCACCGTCGGCCGGTATCCAAGCGTATCTACGATTCGCCGCCGTAAGTTCAGCCGGCGACCTGTGGGGAGCAAGACTCCTCTGGTTCCAGAGAAGCTAAAGCAGCGCCTGTGGATGGCAAACAAGATCAGAGAATTCAGCCTTCGCGTGCAGGAGGCGCTTCAACGCCACGCCATCTTGCACAGCAGCGACCTCGGTGGCATAGCCAATACTAGTGCTGGGCATCCCACGCTTTGTAGAAAGCGTGCCGATGGCGTCCGGCATGTCGGTCTCGATGCCGCCATTAACAAGGTCCAGGAGTGGCTGGCTGATGGAGAGAAGAAGCTAAAGGTGGTATCCATCGTGGGAGTTGGAGGAGTTGGCAAGACCACGCTTGCCAACGAGCTGTACCGCAAACTTGGACGGCAGTTCGAGTGCCAGGCATTTGTGCGTTCTTCTCAGAAGGTTGATATGAGGAGGCTTCTCATCAGCATGCTCTCACAGGTTCGCCTGCAGCAGCCACCTGACAATTGGAAGTTGCATAGCCTGATTTCCAGTATAAGGACACATCTGCAAGATAAGAG GTACTTGATCATAATTGATGATTTATGGCATATATGCACATGGGATATTATTAAGTGCACACTACCAGATGGTAATAGTTGCAGCAGAATACTGATCACGACAGAAATTGAAGATCTAGCTCTGCAATCTTGTGGTTATGAGTCGAACTATATTTTCAAGATGAAACCACTTAGTGAGGATGACtcaagaaatttatttttcagtacaGTTTTTGGTTCTCATTCTAATTGTCCTCCAGAACTCTGTCAAGTTTCGTATGATATTGTAAGGAAATGTGGTGGTTTGCCGCTAGCCGTTGTCACTATTGCAAGCCTCTTAGCAACTCAGCTTGAGAAACATGAGCAATGGGATTATATAAATGAGACCTTAGGTTACAGTTTGATGGCAAATCCTAATTTGGAAGGGATGAAACAACTATTGAACCTTTGTTACAACAGTCTTCCTCAGCATTTGAAGGCATGCATGTTATATCTCAGAATGTACCAAGAGAATAGCATAATTTGGAAGGATGATTTGGTGAACCAATGGATAGCTGAAGGTTTCATCTGTCCTAGTGAAAGGCATGAAAAGGAAGAAATTTCAAGAGCCTATTTCAGTGAGCTTGTTGATAGAAAATTTATCCAGCCTGTACATATCAATGACAATGGTGAGGTTTTGTCTTGTGTGGTTCACCATATGGTACTCAATCTTATTACATACATGTCAACAGAAGAAAATTTTGCTATTGCAATAGACCACACACAAGCGACTACAAGGCTCGCTGACAAGGTTCGACGATTATCTATTCACTTCGGTAATGTAGAAGATGCAACTCCACCAACTAATATGAGACTGTCTCAAGTTCGGACACTTGCCTTTTGCGGGGTCTTGAATTGTATGCCTTCTATTACGGGGTTTCAACTTCTTAAAGTTCTAATTCTACATTTCTGCGGTGATGAGGACAGCATCAGTTTTGATCTCACTGAAATTTCGGAACTTGTCCGACTGAGATATTTGAAGGTCACCTCCAATGTCACCTTAAAAATGCCAACTCATATGAAAGGTCTACAATATTTGGAGGCACTGAAAATAGATGGAAAAATAGATGCAGTTCCATCAGACATCATTCATCTCCCAGGCTTGCTGCATCTTAGTCTACCTGCTAGGGCAAACCTGCCCAATGGAATTGCGCACATGTCATCGCTTCGTACACTTGGATATTTTGATCTCAGCTGTAACACATCAGAGAATCTATGGAGCCTTGGTGAGCTGACCAATCTCGAGGATCTTCAGCTCACCTATTCTGCCATACATTCTGTCAATCTGATGAATAATATGCAATACCTTGGATCCATTCTGGGGAAACTCCGTAATCTCAAATCTATAACTCTATCTCCTGTAGGCTCTTCTTTTGCAAATACTCTGCATATTCACAGTGCTACAAGCACGAGGGTATCTGTTTATGGCTGGAGCAGTGTGTCCTCCCCACCAGCTCTTCTTCAGAGGCTTGAGTTGTTACCATGTGTTTGCATCTTTTCTAGCCTTCCGAATTGGATTGGGCAGCTTGGAAATCTCTGTATTTTAATGATTGGGATTAGGGAAGTAACAAGCTATGATGTTGATGTTCTTGGAGGATTACCTGCTCTCACTGTTTTGTCACTTTATGTCCACACAAAGCCTGCAGAAAGTATTGTCTTTGATAATGCAAGGTTCTCAGTCCTCAAATACTTAAAGTTCAGATGCAGCTTAGCGTGGATGAAATTTGAGGCAGGTGCAATGCCTAATCTCCGGAAGCTCAAGCTAGGTTTTGATGTCCACAGAGCAGATCAGCATGATGCTATACCCGTTGGAATCGAAAATTTGTCAGGACTTGAAGAGATCACTGCAAAAATTAAGGTCGATTGTACTGCTGGTGATCTTTGTAGAAGATTTGCAGAGTCAGCTTTGACTGATGCCATTAGGATGCATCCGGGACGTCCAATTGTCAACATACGGTGTGTAGATTGGACCTTTGATGATAAAGATAATAACAATGTCAGGACACGAGATGAAGAACATAGGACTACCGAAAAACAGCACCTTATTGTGAAAGAAGGCTTGAATGAGAAATCTGTGGTTCTACAAAAGGACCACGGGGAAGGAGCATGTAAATCTGTCGAGGGAGAAAGACGCAGAGTCTTATCAGCAAGATCATGGTGGCGTAGCCGGCCCCCGTTCGAGCCTCACCCTCCCTTAGATGATAAGGATAATAACAATGTCAAGATACGAGATGAAGAACATAAGACTATTGAAAAACAACACCTTATTGTGAAAGAACGCTTGAATGAGAAATCTGTGGTTCTACAAAAGGACCACGGGGAAGGAGCATGTAAATCTGTCGAAGGAGAAAGGCGCGGAGTCTTATCGGCAGGATCATGGTGGCGTAGGCAGCCCCAGTTCGAGCGTTTTTATAAATCTGCCGAAAGCAG agctgacgacggcggcggcggccgcagcatCATATCTGGAGCCCAAACTGTTCCCATCAAGAACTTCACCGGCGGCTGGCCGGCTCTGCCGTGGCAGGAGGGCTACGGGACGACGATGCCGCCGGTGTACATCAATGCAGGCGAGGTCGCAGTGGCAGGAGCGgctccaccgccgcagccggagTACACCAATGTCATCTACTGCTCGCCCCCACGTTCGTCTACGACGTCGCAGGACGAGAGTACTGAAgccggcgagagggagagaagcGGGGGCAAGGTGTCCGGATCAGGAACAGGAAGCAGCAAAGGCGGGTTGTTCGGCCCGACGTTCCAGGCCGTCGGCGGCTACATGGACCGCAGGTTCGGGCTAGACAGAGAAGACTCTGATGTCGGCCGCCGGCCCCATTGA